In Artemia franciscana unplaced genomic scaffold, ASM3288406v1 Scaffold_772, whole genome shotgun sequence, the sequence ATCAAAATGCTTAGGCATAAATAGATCaaccatttcacctttaaaatcaaaaattataacGAGTTTCTTTCAACATTTAGTTGTAACACATTTCATTCCTGTAATCGTTTATTCCATTCCAAAGTCTACATTTTCTTTCCTAATAGtacgattatatttattttgccttttcatTCTGCCTAATAGCTTCTCCATTTATTAGTTGTTAATTCCATCTGACGAATTTCCAAATCAAAACAGCTTATATATTAACATATGATTTTACTATACATGACCTCCATGATTGCttttccttttgaaaatataacacAGTAAATGCTACATGGATTAACATCCACTTGATCTAAGaatgttttatttctatatcaACAGTTGATCCACATTGATAAATATTCGATTCATGCTAcgaaacatcaaaacaaaataaagtgtATAATTATAATGGTACAATTGTATATGCTCCACtatcaacatttttatgtttatatcctAACTACAAAAATCGTTGATAAACGTTAGAATAATCTTTATTAGCCTTACTGAAATTATATTTCATGTCCTCTTGTGGATACTTATACCCATTTACTGTCACTTCAATTCTATCAGTGTTGTTATGATCTACCACCATATTGTTGTGCgtataaatcttatcttattcaTACTTCtttaaaacaacaacaattttaGTTATATTACGGCGTTCACTGACTACCTTCAATGTTAATTCTTTATCCCTTTATTATATGAACGATAGAAATTGTAGTTGTAGTTTGGTCATGGAATTCGGTAAAAAGGGGATCATGTTCCAGGaatcctttattttaatttttatttctggtatttaattgaaactcccatTGTGCTATTAGGGCATTGAAGAGCCTAATAACCCTGATAATAATAGCTAATATAAGCTACAAATTCAGATTTTTGTAATTCAAACGCCTAACAAGTAATGAGAACATCCTATTCCTTATATTTTGGATTCACATACTAATCCATAGATGTAGAACAGCCTCTAAGTATAATACCATGCTGAATTCTTGCTAGTTTTGCTTTTCTAAATGTTTCTTAACAAGCTCCAAATGACAATTGGCatacattttctaaaaattatgactAACATTAGTCGTATTTCAGATAACGCCAGCGCTACTTGTGGAACATTCATCTTTACATCAGCATGCTCTACGAAATGTCTGCTGAGAATTGAAATGAATTTAGATTAAATATGCGTGCTTTTTTCacagtttgaaaattttgtaccCATATATAAGTGGTACCAACCAATTCTGTTTCTCTATTGCTATCAAAAACGATATTGAGTTTAACCCCTTCCAGAAATGTTTTCTGGagataaaaaaacttttggtaatttcttatacaattcattttttatataaagataCAAAGGGAGAAGCTATTTACGTATTTTAGTAGTCATATTTCCCTTCCAATTGATATCCTTGgcaatttttcataaatttatgGTTTCAGCCGCAACGATGCCAATAATTGTTCATATTTCCTGGATATTCCTTATTAAACAATGCAAAACAGATTAGTTACTAATTCTAACCTTATTTTTcgaatactttcaaatttgaaacaCGGTTGCTATTCAAATGTAAAGAATATGTCACAATATAATGTTACATAAACTGTGGTAATACTGACTTATCCCGCATCTTTAATTAGACACCGTTATTGCAGGTGGGGATGAGGATGGGACAGTCACCCTCCTATATGGAATGAGTTATGATCATTATGcagtttaatgtcactctttactctcataataacagcgtaaaacagaaatattcccagaaatcaagaggtaTTCAATATCAGTTTCATGTTTGGAagaaatgccccccccccacaataaaGTAACCCCTCAAACAAAAGTCCTGAATACAACCCTGGGGATCTTATTTCGTCCCTCCCTTAGAGCTAACTTCGTGTTTATCTGAAGGCTCCCTAAGAGTTGGGATGTTTTGATATCAAAATGCATCCTTTGGAGTATCCCTGTTCCTACCGAATTACTAACCAATCATAGGACCCCATTGCAGATTTTTAAAGCCCTCATACGCAAATGTTaggaattgtaaaaaaagaagaaatataccTTACACAGTGAAATTCTTATagacagaaaacaaatattttgactaGTTTGGGAGGTATGGAGATTCGTCAAAGGGCTCAATTTAATACAAACACATTGAAACTCTCATTGAACTCTCAAATGGAATCAGAACtagttataagaaaaaaaaagaggaggGTGGAGGAAGAAATTAATGTGTTATCCCCAGGACCATATTCAGGACttctgtttgggggggggggggttaaattgAAATTGCGAATTTAGACTAGAACGGTACTAATCAATGTACAATTATttatgaacataaattaaaagcaattaaacagggatttaagggaccgatgcctcaaattatatcttggtaAGGCCTGGAAAacatgatttggaaaacaatcagcaataaaaaagagcttttcaacTACGAGGAaggaatatatttaaaacctatttgaacagaGTATTCTCTATATGAAGGGCTGTCTCCTTCTTTACTCCTTACTCTTTATTGTGAgatttgacttttttcaaatttttaaagaaaattagcatctcaaaaagtatatttttcaaagtactaaaaacctgttttttaataTAAGAGTGTAGAGAAGGGGGAAGTCCTCCTTACAGACAAAGTAATTTatatcgttttaagttttaaatttgctccttacttttgatgaaaaaccttttctatttgtCTAATGAAATTTCGTAAGACTGTAAAGTCTTCtgaaaacaatacttttggtGACCCTTAAGAAATTATCATTATTTCAGTGATctctgtttggattttgatgggtaattaaacagttcgttgtgaccaactgtaagtaaggagtggcccCGCTCAATGGTAATTGAAAATCTAAGAAATaagattttgataccaatagatatatcaaacgAATTGCTTATTatgatgatttcaaatatatgagtttcattaaatttaatccTACCCATccaaagatacgagcctgaaaaaatttgtctgatttccACAATGGATGTGAGTTTATTTGTTGTTCCCAAGAGTGATCCTATCAACCCAGTGAGCCAAGAatgttgggagagggctcattctaacgaaaattaaagatTCCAGAGCTCCTATTAAGtgccaaaaaatcggagggtaactaagcccctcccacgccaatttttcccaaaatcgtctgatgaaaatttttagacagctgTTTCGTTCAGCCCTTtaactgtgtctttggagataaaatgaccTTTACAGCTCCTAAGAAAAGgttcttaagttttaaaatttagccATTGTTTTATGTGTCATTGCGAAGTACgtttgcatacatttttcgggtgggaaGGGAAgaagaattttctgctgggagaaTTTTGCACGGAAAGAATTTACCCTGGAgaaggaactttccatggggtgaacttttcagaggAGAGTTTACACTGGGTGAAAagccagaattcctataaaattgtctttatatgtctttctttcttttcaccgCTTCAATTTTACGCATAAATATGTTAAGGGTGATGCTACAGGGTAAATCTTCATCAGAATTGAGTAGTCCAGAGCATGTGTCTGTAGAGCGTGGGATTTTTCTGTGGATACAGAGCCAGGTCACCGGGCAAATAGATTTTGACTCTTCTTAAGATTCAAAATCTATTTGCAGGCAGCCAATAATGAGGCAACACGCATTTTTTCTATGGGTTTTTCCTATTTTGCTCTCTTTCATTGGTTTCCGTATAATTACTTTACAGTCCTAAATTTCCAAAGGGCATACCCTCCTGCCCCCCTACCAGTGCCAATACTAAGATGTAGGACAGTTTACTATAGGTGAACAAACTCTCAGACGTATCAAATCCCATATAACAGACAATTTACACCATCTAATCTTATTTTCATGGTCTGAAGAATTGAGCCCGAAACTAGACCTCTCCATTTGACAGATCTCAGCAAATTTTATTATCTCCTCATGGAAATATAACTACTAAGGGTTAAGCTATTTTATTGATAGGTGGTGTTTCTAATTGGCAAATGGGATTGTTTTAAAGCAAAGAGTTTTTGTTAGTTATTGCCCTGATTGTTTCGCCAAATTGACACAAGATTCTcactttttcaatgaaatgatTTTCCAGGACATCTTAAAACAATTTCCACTTCAAGCAGGCCACAATACAAATCAATCATTTAAAACAAGGGTCGGGCACCGGGAATGAAATGCCACCAAAATTGCGCTGCTGTCCTTGAAAGAAGACCAAGGCTTCcattagatgtttttttttgaaaacgggCCAATATAAATCTTTAAAACACAGCTCTGAATATGCACAATGCCAAAGGAGAAAATtacttaatcttttttttccaccTGTTCGTATCACTAGATCAACATCGGGTAAATGACCTGTACTCAAGTATTGTTTATAGGTAGTTGGTGTAATTTTGATGCGGTAATCtcgtaaaaaatttctaaggcTCTCGAAAGGAGAATTATTATTAAAACCTTTACTATAAAATTCATCAACAAAATTAAGCAAAGTATCTTTTACAATAGCCTCACAAGCAGCTATTGCCTCTTCTTTTCCACCATAGTTAACGGCAAGATTTAACTGTAGCTTAGTATTATTTTGGGTAAGGTCTTCAACCTCACTTAACTTATTTGCGCAAAAACTGggtatcttttttttgtctccTACAACACATAGTTTAATATTAAGTGCAGTAAAAAGGTCTTTATACTGAGTAATACCTTCATCAATTACTTCAAAAATcgtatttatttcttcttctggTCTATCCCagttttcagtagaaaaagcaTAGAGGGTTAAATAAGGAATGTCTTGCTCTGAACATCCTTTTATTGCCTCAGCTACAgcatttttggcatttttgtgTCCGTAAGATCTATCGCCTATTTGTTCTTTCCCCCATCTGCCATTTCCATCCATAATAATGCCAATAtggtttggttttttttccagggtagGTATCTTGTTTAAATCATAGTTTCTTGAAGATGTAAAGCGATCTAACTTTACATTTTGTGCTGTTTCACGAATCAAACGCTGAACCAGCAATTTCCAAGAGTGTGACACATGTGATTTCGTATGCTTCTTAATCGCTCGTAGTGCATCCCTTCTGGGTCTGTGGCGGTgcaattttatttcaatgtgCTTTTCAGATGCATC encodes:
- the LOC136043647 gene encoding isoprenyl transferase-like — encoded protein: MDISSNFMILIGRGIWNVIAKARQFIKSFINNTDRYIATMKLDASEKHIEIKLHRHRPRRDALRAIKKHTKSHVSHSWKLLVQRLIRETAQNVKLDRFTSSRNYDLNKIPTLEKKPNHIGIIMDGNGRWGKEQIGDRSYGHKNAKNAVAEAIKGCSEQDIPYLTLYAFSTENWDRPEEEINTIFEVIDEGITQYKDLFTALNIKLCVVGDKKKIPSFCANKLSEVEDLTQNNTKLQLNLAVNYGGKEEAIAACEAIVKDTLLNFVDEFYSKGFNNNSPFESLRNFLRDYRIKITPTTYKQYLSTGHLPDVDLVIRTGGKKRLSNFLLWHCAYSELCFKDLYWPVFKKKHLMEALVFFQGQQRNFGGISFPVPDPCFK